The Arachis hypogaea cultivar Tifrunner chromosome 16, arahy.Tifrunner.gnm2.J5K5, whole genome shotgun sequence genome contains a region encoding:
- the LOC140180376 gene encoding uncharacterized protein isoform X1 has translation MAEPRRNNQDSSNNQESTIPNIDLQSIAQFMNHIASLQAHLNRGSTNSALDLHPSNPFYLHPSENPGIPISTVILNGKNYNTWSRSMLLALKSKNKLGFIDGTIAKPEENDNLFGLWDRCNTYIVAWINLSLEPSISHSVIWNNIASDMWSDLRHRYYQGDRFRVAELQEELHALRQGDLDVTTYFTNLRSIWEELENFRGIPSCSCGSNCVCGLGVIKSHRAEDQVTRFLRGLNDQYSGVRSQVMLMEPLPSINVVFSLLTQQERQAHSLGPTSHIMAHFAIPSNTAEAQYGRGRGRGRGGRSQATGRGQGGRSRVQCAHCGKTGHTVDVCYKKHGFPPHLRNKFGGEAAVNSLAAVESERINEDLSTKLDGSGIVESGFTAEQRQALLALLGNHEDCSSMRMIEKAETVGGLYVLDSQVIKLQQNQSCIMHIQAITNKDIWYYKLGHLPYKRLIAMKKDFSFIMHNKTDSPCDACHLAKQKLLPFTLSNNISECCLDMIHVDIWDLFQFLQ, from the exons ATGGCGGAACCAAGAAGAAACAATCAAGATTCAAGCAATAATCAAGAATCGACGATTCCAAACATCGATTTGCAAAGTATCGCACAATTCATGAACCATATCGCATCATTACAAGCTCACCTGAATCGCGGATCCACAAACTCAGCACTAGATCTCCATCCTTCAAATCCTTTCTACCTTCATCCTTCTGAGAATCCTGGTATTCCTATCTCAACTGTCATCTTAAATGGAAAAAACTATAACACATGGAGTAGATCAATGTTGCTAGCTCTTAAATCGAAGAATAAACTAGGTTTTATAGATGGTACGATAGCTAAACCTGAAGAGAATGACAATTTGTTTGGACTTTGGGATAGATGCAACACTTACATTGTGGCCTGGATTAACCTTTCACTTGAACCAAGCATCTCTCACTCAGTGATATGGAATAATATAGCTAGTGATATGTGGAGTGATCTGAGGCATAGATATTACCAAGGAGATAGGTTTAGAGTTGCCGAATTACAAGAGGAGTTGCATGCATTACGACAAGGAGATCTAGATGTCACAACATATTTTACAAATCTCAGATCGATATGGGAAGAGTTAGAGAATTTTAGAGGAATTCCATCATGTAGTTGTGGAAGTAACTGTGTATGTGGCCTGGGAGTAATAAAGAGCCATAGAGCTGAAGATCAAGTAACAAGATTCCTCAGAGGGTTGAATGATCAATATTCTGGAGTGAGATCTCAAGTGATGTTGATGGAACCACTCCCCAGCATCAATGTGGTATTCTCCTTACTTACACAACAAGAGCGGCAAGCTCATAGCCTTGGACCAACCTCACATATCATGGCACACTTTGCCATTCCCTCAAACACTGCAGAGGCTCAATATGGCAGAGGGAGAGGGAGGGGTAGAGGAGGAAGGTCCCAAGCTACTGGAAGAGGCCAAGGAGGGAGAAGTAGAGTGCAATGTGCACATTGTGGCAAGACCGGTCACACCGTGGATGTATGCTACAAGAAACATGGCTTTCCACCGCATTTGAGGAACAAATTTGGTGGAGAGGCTGCTGTGAATTCTTTGGCAGCAGTTGAGTCTGAGAGAATAAATGAAGATCTCAGCACCAAACTGGATGGGAGTGGAATTGTGGAGTCTGGATTTACTGCAGAACAACGACAAGCATTACTAGCCCTTTTAGGTAACCATGAG GACTGCAGCTCTATGAGGATGATTGAGAAAGCTGAAACTGTTGGTGGTCTCTATGTACTGGATTCTCAAGTAATAAAACTACAGCAAAACCAATCATGCATCATGCACATACAAGCAATAACAAATAAGGATATATGGTATTATAAACTAGGACATTTACCATATAAAAGGCTAATTGCCATGAAAAAAGATTTTAGCTTTATCATGCATAATAAAACAGATAGTCCATGTGATGCATGTCATTTAGCTAAGCAAAAATTGTTACCCTTTACTTTGAGTAATAACATTTCTGAATGTTGTTTGGACATGATCCATGTAGATATATGGGACCTCTTTCAATTCCTTCAATAA
- the LOC112754912 gene encoding NAC transcription factor 47 encodes MENFEVDPSSHSFMPPSPLGLISFSTWRQIPSTIKSPSLLTSPKISILSSSLFLDFSLLHQTSLSLLLFLLFLTKPITNILLHQIIRLSKMGSPESNLPPGFRFHPTDEELILHYLRKKVASIPLPVSIIAEVDIYKLDPWELPAKAAFGEKEWYFFSPRDRKYPNGARPNRAAASGYWKATGTDKTIVVSPAATVTRRVGQESSVGVKKALVFYKGRPPKGVKTNWIMHEYRLVDNNRPIKLKDTSMRLDDWVLCRIYKKSKFSVSSPEESPSSEVQAAEENGLFKNTILKSPIPTLSPSPPPPLPPQPLLSQKSVSFSNLLDAMDYSMLSTILSENNNNSTLDQEQYSQINTNQLNHSSNMENTSNSNMMLMRSKRQIDEETTTVLHPSKKFHHQLMGSSSCSFPNNINNTNTAQYENPQWNYLVKQSFLNQHLLLAPHLRFQG; translated from the exons ATGGAAAATTTTGAAGTTGATCCTTCTTCTCATTCATTCATGCCCCCTTCCCCTCTTGGCCTAATCTCTTTCTCCACATGGCGACAAATTCCGTCAACCATAAAATCCCCCTCACTTCTCACCTCCCCAAAAATTTCaatcctctcttcttcccttttcctAGACTTTAGTTTGCTACACCAAACTTCTCTCTCCCTTCTGTTATTCTTATTATTCCTCACCAAGCCTATAACAAATATTTTGTTACACCAAATTATTAGGCTCTCAAAAATGGGATCACCGGAATCAAATTTGCCACCAGGTTTTAGGTTCCATCCAACCGATGAAGAACTCATTCTTCACTACCTTAGGAAGAAggtagcatccatacccttaccTGTTTCCATCATCGCTGAGGTTGATATCTACAAATTGGATCCATGGGAATTACcag CTAAGGCTGCGTTTGGTGAGAAAGAATGGTACTTCTTCAGTCCAAGAGACCGGAAGTACCCAAACGGTGCGAGGCCAAACAGGGCAGCTGCTTCAGGGTATTGGAAGGCTACGGGTACCGACAAGACCATAGTGGTGTCGCCGGCGGCCACAGTTACACGTAGAGTAGGCCAAGAGAGCAGCGTTGGTGTCAAGAAGGCTCTTGTTTTCTACAAAGGAAGGCCTCCAAAGGGTGTTAAAACCAATTGGATCATGCACGAATATCGTCTTGTAGACAACAATAGACCCATTAAGCTCAAAGATACCTCCATGAGA TTGGATGACTGGGTTCTGTGCCGGATTTATAAGAAGTCGAAATTCTCAGTATCTTCACCGGAGGAATCACCGTCGAGTGAAGTTCAGGCTGCAGAAGAAAATGGTTTATTCAAGAACACCATTTTGAAGAGTCCAATTCCAACACTGTCGCCGTCGCCACCGCCGCCGCTGCCGCCGCAGCCACTTCTCTCTCAAAAATCTGTGTCATTCTCAAACCTCTTAGATGCCATGGACTACTCCATGCTCAGCACCATCTTATCTGAGAACAATAACAACAGCACCCTTGATCAGGAACAATACTCCCAGATCAACACCAACCAATTGAACCATTCATCGAACATGGAGAACACTAGTAACAGCAACATGATGCTGATGAGGTCAAAGCGCCAGATAGACGAGGAAACAACAACGGTGTTGCACCCATCAAAGAAGTTCCATCACCAACTTATGGGCTCTTCTTCTTGCAGCTTCCCTAATAACATTAACAACACAAACACTGCACAATACGAGAACCCGCAATGGAACTACCTTGTCAAGCAATCCTTCTTGAACCAGCACTTACTTCTCGCTCCTCATCTTCGATTTCAAGGATAA
- the LOC114925507 gene encoding secreted RxLR effector protein 161-like, translating into MNYTSHLSKESGDPMPNASEYRRLLEKLLYLTNTRSEISFAVRKLSQFLDCPTSKHFQDALRVLKYLKSVAAQGLLFKTESDLQLIGFSDSDWATCPETRRFISGYCFFLCTTLITWKSKKQVTVARSSPEAKYRALASLTCEAQWIIFILQDFKISILRPTTIYCDSQSTLHIARGQSSVPQMYQTYRS; encoded by the coding sequence ATGAATTACACTTCTCATCTCTCTAAAGAATCTGGAGACCCAATGCCAAATGCTAGTGAATACAGAAGATTGCTAGAAAAACTCTTATACCTAACCAATACAAGATCCGAAATTAGCTTTGCCGTTAGAAAGCTAAGTCAGTTTCTTGATTGCCCCACTAGTAAACACTTTCAAGACGCTCTACGAGTCCTGAAGTATCTAAAATCTGTTGCTGCCCAAGGTCTTTTGTTCAAGACCGAATCAGATTTACAACTCATCGGCTTCTCAGATAGTGACTGGGCCACCTGCCCTGAGACAAGGAGATTCATATCCGGCTATTGTTTTTTCTTGTGTACTACGTTAATTACTTGGAAGAGTAAAAAACAGGTTACCGTTGCTCGCTCCTCTCCTGAAGCCAAGTATAGAGCCTTGGCTTCCTTGACATGTGAAGCTCAATGGATCATCTTCATCCTTcaagatttcaaaatttcaatCCTCAGACCAACAACTATCTATTGTGACAGTCAATCTACATTGCATATTGCGCGCGGTCAATCCAGTGTTCCACAAATGTACCAAACATATAGAAGCTAA
- the LOC140180376 gene encoding uncharacterized protein isoform X2 produces MAEPRRNNQDSSNNQESTIPNIDLQSIAQFMNHIASLQAHLNRGSTNSALDLHPSNPFYLHPSENPGIPISTVILNGKNYNTWSRSMLLALKSKNKLGFIDGTIAKPEENDNLFGLWDRCNTYIVAWINLSLEPSISHSVIWNNIASDMWSDLRHRYYQGDRFRVAELQEELHALRQGDLDVTTYFTNLRSIWEELENFRGIPSCSCGSNCVCGLGVIKSHRAEDQVTRFLRGLNDQYSGVRSQVMLMEPLPSINVVFSLLTQQERQAHSLGPTSHIMAHFAIPSNTAEAQYGRGRGRGRGGRSQATGRGQGGRSRVQCAHCGKTGHTVDVCYKKHGFPPHLRNKFGGEAAVNSLAAVESERINEDLSTKLDGSGIVESGFTAEQRQALLALLGNHEVRPIHSTNQIVAQSQPLPLQGLQLYEDD; encoded by the exons ATGGCGGAACCAAGAAGAAACAATCAAGATTCAAGCAATAATCAAGAATCGACGATTCCAAACATCGATTTGCAAAGTATCGCACAATTCATGAACCATATCGCATCATTACAAGCTCACCTGAATCGCGGATCCACAAACTCAGCACTAGATCTCCATCCTTCAAATCCTTTCTACCTTCATCCTTCTGAGAATCCTGGTATTCCTATCTCAACTGTCATCTTAAATGGAAAAAACTATAACACATGGAGTAGATCAATGTTGCTAGCTCTTAAATCGAAGAATAAACTAGGTTTTATAGATGGTACGATAGCTAAACCTGAAGAGAATGACAATTTGTTTGGACTTTGGGATAGATGCAACACTTACATTGTGGCCTGGATTAACCTTTCACTTGAACCAAGCATCTCTCACTCAGTGATATGGAATAATATAGCTAGTGATATGTGGAGTGATCTGAGGCATAGATATTACCAAGGAGATAGGTTTAGAGTTGCCGAATTACAAGAGGAGTTGCATGCATTACGACAAGGAGATCTAGATGTCACAACATATTTTACAAATCTCAGATCGATATGGGAAGAGTTAGAGAATTTTAGAGGAATTCCATCATGTAGTTGTGGAAGTAACTGTGTATGTGGCCTGGGAGTAATAAAGAGCCATAGAGCTGAAGATCAAGTAACAAGATTCCTCAGAGGGTTGAATGATCAATATTCTGGAGTGAGATCTCAAGTGATGTTGATGGAACCACTCCCCAGCATCAATGTGGTATTCTCCTTACTTACACAACAAGAGCGGCAAGCTCATAGCCTTGGACCAACCTCACATATCATGGCACACTTTGCCATTCCCTCAAACACTGCAGAGGCTCAATATGGCAGAGGGAGAGGGAGGGGTAGAGGAGGAAGGTCCCAAGCTACTGGAAGAGGCCAAGGAGGGAGAAGTAGAGTGCAATGTGCACATTGTGGCAAGACCGGTCACACCGTGGATGTATGCTACAAGAAACATGGCTTTCCACCGCATTTGAGGAACAAATTTGGTGGAGAGGCTGCTGTGAATTCTTTGGCAGCAGTTGAGTCTGAGAGAATAAATGAAGATCTCAGCACCAAACTGGATGGGAGTGGAATTGTGGAGTCTGGATTTACTGCAGAACAACGACAAGCATTACTAGCCCTTTTAGGTAACCATGAGGTAAGACCAATTCATAGCACAAACCAAATTGTGGCACAATCACAGCCACTACCTCTTCAAG GACTGCAGCTCTATGAGGATGATTGA